GGCTACGACCCGTTCACGGTGTCGCTCGAATTCGACCAGATCACGCATCTGCTGTACAAGCACGCGATCGCGACAATATCGCCGACGGTCGCGCTACGCCTGTATCCACCGAGCGTCGAATGAACGGGAGCGTAGCCGTTGCGAAGATGCACGGCGCACGCAACGACTTCATCGTTCTCGATAGCCGGACGAGCCCTCCGATCGACGCGATTGCGTTCGCGCGAAG
This genomic stretch from Candidatus Dormiibacterota bacterium harbors:
- the hfq gene encoding RNA chaperone Hfq, with the translated sequence MPSNLQDAFLAQCKREAVPVTVTLMNGAQLQGVVLGYDPFTVSLEFDQITHLLYKHAIATISPTVALRLYPPSVE